The following are from one region of the Mangifera indica cultivar Alphonso chromosome 14, CATAS_Mindica_2.1, whole genome shotgun sequence genome:
- the LOC123196690 gene encoding uncharacterized protein LOC123196690 isoform X1, translating to MKNNGDQKLCTRLSRKELQSLCKKYGLPANRSSSEMAKSLASFFKKNSSSILSRERLGGIRDVSIPAFCIPGLLPGAQLDSLEYPREDSHELHTCLREEGNGGNFSTSFRSNELGHCWGDKTYDGEAPNSQFISRCGRNDFHQVSATTNLCQDSSGTARANRVEDMCPIQQTNVTDVNSDSFPMEDIFPSSANTFKAASSSSFEFYVHDEEGINLCVDLSSSASEWIQKLKTGVNICDKTCQNKSSSFHQELGHFGGSNKQQKNSFLQNLDAQQVKDGNVPSGSSPSKILNENKDPVLNDPDGGDGSSTSIAVKPNSISVFMSQHLLEDKGLVSSDPNSDAHDGTCSCTDENGCSTTVNSDVNTPAKRLSNNCFASILDCPKSVARLEHQNSKPSSEICEYSSVENRCSLANSHVVIAGCSTGGAIEIPLLEAEIQQKDASFMPCKNGEFIDLVDSVDNTETEQSGLANSSEPDIDISRNRLPASVDEWKPRLATFWVI from the exons ATGAAGAATAATGGAGATCAGAAATTGTGTACAAGACTCTCAAGGAAGGAGCTTCAATCTTTGTGTAAGAAGTATGGCTTGCCTGCTAATAGGTCAAGTTCGGAAATGGCTAAATCTTTGGCTTCCTTCTTTAAG AAGAATTCGAGTTCAATTTTATCCAGAGAAAGATTAGGCGGAATTAGAGATGTTTCAATTCCTGCATTTTGCATACCAGGACTACTGCCTGGAGCACAGCTTGATTCTTTGGAGTATCCTAGAGAAG ATAGCCATGAACTGCACACCTGTTTAAGAGAGGAAGGAAACGGAGGAAACTTTTCAACAAGTTTTAGAAGTAATGAATTGGGTCATTGCTGGGGGGACAAAACTTATGACGGG GAAGCACCAAACTCTCAGTTTATTTCTCGATGTGGTAGGAATGATTTCCACCAGGTATCTGCAACAACAAATTTGTGCCAGGATTCTTCAGGTACTGCAAGAGCTAACCGGGTGGAGGATATGTGCCCAATTCAACAGACAAATGTAACAGATGTAAACTCGGATTCATTCCCTATGGAAGACATTTTCCCTTCTTCTGCAAATACTTTTAAAGCAGCTTCTTCATCGTCTTTTGAGTTTTATGTTCATGATGAAGAGGGGATTAACCTTTGTGTTGACCTGAGTTCTAGTGCATCAGAGTGGATTCAAAAGTTGAAAACTGGAGTTAATATTTGTGATAAAACGTGCCAGAACAAGTCTTCTAGTTTCCATCAGGAGCTTGGGCACTTTGGAGGGAGTAACAAACAGCAAAAAAATTCCTTTCTACAAAATTTAGATGCTCAACAAGTCAAGGATGGCAATGTGCCATCTGGGTCTTCACcaagtaaaattttgaatgaaaataaagatCCAGTGCTCAATGATCCTGATGGAGGTGATGGATCTTCAACATCTATTGCGGTAAAACCAAACAGCATTTCTGTGTTCATGTCTCAACATTTACTGGAAGATAAGGGACTTGTCTCTTCTGATCCTAATTCTGATGCGCATGATGGTACTTGTTCTTGTACTGATGAAAATGGATGCTCAACAACTGTCAATTCAGATGTTAATACTCCTGCGAAAAGATTATCTAATAATTGTTTTGCAAGTATATTAGATTGTCCAAAAAGTGTTGCCAGATTGGAGCATCAGAATTCAAAGCCCAGCAGTGAAATCTGTGAGTACTCATCTGTGGAGAACAGATGCAGCCTTGCAAATTCTCATGTGGTAATTGCTGGTTGCTCGACTGGTGGTGCTATCGAGATACCACTGTTGGAGGCTGAGATTCAGCAGAAAGATGCATCATTCATGCCTTGTAAAAATGGTGAATTCATAGATTTGGTTGATTCAGTGGACAATACTGAAACAGAGCAAAGTGGGTTAGCCAATTCAAGTGAGCCTGATATTGACATAAGCAGGAATCGTTTGCCTGCATCTGTTGATGAATGG AAACCACGTTTGGCGACTTTTTGGGTTATTTGA
- the LOC123196690 gene encoding uncharacterized protein LOC123196690 isoform X2 has translation MKNNGDQKLCTRLSRKELQSLCKKYGLPANRSSSEMAKSLASFFKNSSSILSRERLGGIRDVSIPAFCIPGLLPGAQLDSLEYPREDSHELHTCLREEGNGGNFSTSFRSNELGHCWGDKTYDGEAPNSQFISRCGRNDFHQVSATTNLCQDSSGTARANRVEDMCPIQQTNVTDVNSDSFPMEDIFPSSANTFKAASSSSFEFYVHDEEGINLCVDLSSSASEWIQKLKTGVNICDKTCQNKSSSFHQELGHFGGSNKQQKNSFLQNLDAQQVKDGNVPSGSSPSKILNENKDPVLNDPDGGDGSSTSIAVKPNSISVFMSQHLLEDKGLVSSDPNSDAHDGTCSCTDENGCSTTVNSDVNTPAKRLSNNCFASILDCPKSVARLEHQNSKPSSEICEYSSVENRCSLANSHVVIAGCSTGGAIEIPLLEAEIQQKDASFMPCKNGEFIDLVDSVDNTETEQSGLANSSEPDIDISRNRLPASVDEWKPRLATFWVI, from the exons ATGAAGAATAATGGAGATCAGAAATTGTGTACAAGACTCTCAAGGAAGGAGCTTCAATCTTTGTGTAAGAAGTATGGCTTGCCTGCTAATAGGTCAAGTTCGGAAATGGCTAAATCTTTGGCTTCCTTCTTTAAG AATTCGAGTTCAATTTTATCCAGAGAAAGATTAGGCGGAATTAGAGATGTTTCAATTCCTGCATTTTGCATACCAGGACTACTGCCTGGAGCACAGCTTGATTCTTTGGAGTATCCTAGAGAAG ATAGCCATGAACTGCACACCTGTTTAAGAGAGGAAGGAAACGGAGGAAACTTTTCAACAAGTTTTAGAAGTAATGAATTGGGTCATTGCTGGGGGGACAAAACTTATGACGGG GAAGCACCAAACTCTCAGTTTATTTCTCGATGTGGTAGGAATGATTTCCACCAGGTATCTGCAACAACAAATTTGTGCCAGGATTCTTCAGGTACTGCAAGAGCTAACCGGGTGGAGGATATGTGCCCAATTCAACAGACAAATGTAACAGATGTAAACTCGGATTCATTCCCTATGGAAGACATTTTCCCTTCTTCTGCAAATACTTTTAAAGCAGCTTCTTCATCGTCTTTTGAGTTTTATGTTCATGATGAAGAGGGGATTAACCTTTGTGTTGACCTGAGTTCTAGTGCATCAGAGTGGATTCAAAAGTTGAAAACTGGAGTTAATATTTGTGATAAAACGTGCCAGAACAAGTCTTCTAGTTTCCATCAGGAGCTTGGGCACTTTGGAGGGAGTAACAAACAGCAAAAAAATTCCTTTCTACAAAATTTAGATGCTCAACAAGTCAAGGATGGCAATGTGCCATCTGGGTCTTCACcaagtaaaattttgaatgaaaataaagatCCAGTGCTCAATGATCCTGATGGAGGTGATGGATCTTCAACATCTATTGCGGTAAAACCAAACAGCATTTCTGTGTTCATGTCTCAACATTTACTGGAAGATAAGGGACTTGTCTCTTCTGATCCTAATTCTGATGCGCATGATGGTACTTGTTCTTGTACTGATGAAAATGGATGCTCAACAACTGTCAATTCAGATGTTAATACTCCTGCGAAAAGATTATCTAATAATTGTTTTGCAAGTATATTAGATTGTCCAAAAAGTGTTGCCAGATTGGAGCATCAGAATTCAAAGCCCAGCAGTGAAATCTGTGAGTACTCATCTGTGGAGAACAGATGCAGCCTTGCAAATTCTCATGTGGTAATTGCTGGTTGCTCGACTGGTGGTGCTATCGAGATACCACTGTTGGAGGCTGAGATTCAGCAGAAAGATGCATCATTCATGCCTTGTAAAAATGGTGAATTCATAGATTTGGTTGATTCAGTGGACAATACTGAAACAGAGCAAAGTGGGTTAGCCAATTCAAGTGAGCCTGATATTGACATAAGCAGGAATCGTTTGCCTGCATCTGTTGATGAATGG AAACCACGTTTGGCGACTTTTTGGGTTATTTGA